Proteins encoded by one window of Desulfatibacillum aliphaticivorans DSM 15576:
- a CDS encoding thiolase C-terminal domain-containing protein, translating into MSTNGAMMAQGHTGAGGGIAILVEAARQVMGKAGERQVKNADIVVETASGGVGMDFHAGVLGREV; encoded by the coding sequence GTGTCCACTAACGGCGCCATGATGGCCCAAGGACACACAGGCGCAGGAGGAGGGATTGCCATCCTTGTGGAGGCCGCCCGCCAGGTAATGGGCAAGGCGGGAGAAAGACAAGTTAAAAACGCGGACATTGTGGTGGAAACCGCTTCCGGCGGAGTAGGCATGGATTTTCACGCAGGCGTTCTTGGAAGGGAGGTTTGA
- a CDS encoding Zn-ribbon domain-containing OB-fold protein: MAEYTKPLPLLTSLSKTFYEGCKENKLLYQHCKDCGEVIFYPKIVCPACMGTNLDWKESAGKGKIFSFTVAYDFAPPEFASSTPYALAVVNLDEGFSMLTNIVDCDLEKLQCDMPVEVLFDPVTPEITLPKFRPVPE, from the coding sequence ATGGCCGAATACACAAAACCGTTGCCGCTGCTTACCAGCCTCAGCAAGACATTTTATGAAGGCTGTAAAGAAAATAAACTCTTGTATCAGCATTGCAAAGACTGTGGAGAAGTGATTTTCTATCCCAAAATCGTTTGTCCCGCTTGCATGGGAACAAACCTGGACTGGAAGGAGTCCGCCGGAAAAGGGAAGATTTTTTCCTTTACCGTCGCCTACGACTTTGCTCCGCCCGAGTTTGCGTCCAGCACGCCCTATGCCCTGGCTGTCGTCAACCTGGACGAAGGCTTTTCCATGTTAACCAATATCGTGGATTGCGACTTGGAAAAACTGCAGTGCGACATGCCGGTGGAAGTCCTCTTTGACCCGGTGACGCCGGAGATCACCCTGCCCAAATTCAGACCTGTTCCGGAATAA
- a CDS encoding PAS domain-containing hybrid sensor histidine kinase/response regulator: METHSTRESYQEILKQLEEEKKLRQEAQETAADLEGRLDHVFDMIPAGIYEIDFRTGGISNVNDVMCAYLGYTREEFLNLKPWDLLTPESKELYQQRMEDFLSGKDISTEVQYTIRMRSGEELRCLLNNRFVYKDGQPVGAVVIVRDVTTEWRAQETLRSQAMALEQSFDGIGIFTLNGEVIFVNQAWADMHGYETAQELTGKNLSIFHSPAQYESQIRFYLTDPAYDGANDVQVTHLRKDGVEFPTRMSTSIIKDDSGKHVALLAIAQDITHSLRMEERLSHAQKMEAIGVLAGGIAHDFNNILHPLMGYAELALEDIPFENPASECVREIVRATGRAKSLVSQILSFSRSEKEEQKPINLSNVVKEVLALIRASLPAAIRIQEEFEAAPCLIMGNPTQVHQVVMNLCTNAYQAMKESGGLLKVSLKTESRIPGDMASLPSATLREYAKLEIQDTGGGMEPHVASRIFEPYFTTKPKGQGTGMGLAMVHTIMTQHKGEVCVETLPGYGSTFALYFPVLHMEGLSEEPREKVKAAGGEEKILLVDDEDSITMLLERALGRLGYRIDAYTSSAAALESFTADPDGFDLAILDVAMPEMTGDVLLKKIKEIRPDFPCILFTGNDHSMSKARALELGACQLLAKPLRTQAMAAAIRQVLDEPGEQ, translated from the coding sequence GTGGAAACCCATTCAACCAGAGAATCATATCAGGAAATCCTCAAGCAACTGGAGGAGGAGAAGAAGCTCCGCCAAGAAGCGCAGGAGACTGCCGCCGATTTGGAGGGAAGGCTGGACCATGTGTTTGATATGATTCCCGCCGGGATCTATGAAATCGACTTCAGAACAGGCGGAATCTCCAATGTGAATGACGTCATGTGCGCTTATTTGGGATATACCAGGGAGGAGTTTTTAAATCTTAAACCATGGGACCTGCTGACTCCTGAAAGCAAGGAACTGTATCAGCAACGAATGGAGGATTTTTTATCCGGAAAAGATATTTCCACCGAAGTGCAGTATACCATCCGCATGCGAAGCGGCGAGGAATTGCGATGCCTGCTGAACAACCGCTTTGTCTATAAGGACGGCCAGCCCGTGGGGGCGGTGGTCATTGTCAGGGACGTGACGACCGAGTGGCGGGCGCAGGAAACCTTGCGCTCTCAAGCAATGGCCCTGGAACAGAGTTTTGATGGAATCGGCATCTTTACTTTGAACGGCGAGGTCATTTTCGTCAATCAGGCCTGGGCGGACATGCACGGTTATGAAACCGCTCAGGAACTGACCGGCAAAAACCTCAGCATATTTCATTCGCCCGCCCAGTATGAATCGCAGATCCGTTTTTATCTGACGGACCCTGCATACGACGGCGCCAATGACGTCCAGGTGACTCATCTCAGAAAAGACGGCGTTGAATTTCCCACCCGCATGAGCACCTCCATTATCAAGGACGACTCCGGCAAGCACGTGGCCCTGTTGGCCATCGCCCAGGATATTACCCATTCTCTGCGTATGGAGGAACGACTTAGCCATGCGCAGAAGATGGAGGCCATAGGCGTTCTTGCAGGGGGGATAGCACATGATTTCAATAATATACTTCATCCATTGATGGGGTATGCGGAGTTGGCTTTGGAGGACATCCCTTTCGAAAATCCGGCAAGCGAATGCGTCCGGGAGATCGTCCGGGCCACAGGCCGGGCCAAGAGCCTGGTCTCTCAGATTCTCAGCTTCAGCCGATCCGAGAAGGAGGAGCAAAAGCCCATTAATCTGAGCAATGTCGTCAAAGAAGTCCTGGCTCTGATTCGTGCAAGCCTTCCGGCGGCCATCCGGATTCAGGAGGAATTTGAGGCGGCGCCCTGTCTGATAATGGGTAATCCGACCCAGGTTCATCAAGTGGTGATGAATTTGTGCACCAACGCTTATCAGGCCATGAAGGAAAGCGGGGGCTTGCTCAAGGTTTCCTTGAAAACGGAATCCCGCATTCCCGGCGACATGGCTTCTTTGCCTTCCGCTACGCTCAGAGAATACGCCAAACTGGAGATCCAGGATACCGGAGGCGGCATGGAGCCTCACGTGGCGTCCAGGATTTTTGAGCCCTATTTCACCACAAAGCCCAAGGGGCAGGGAACCGGCATGGGCTTGGCCATGGTGCACACCATCATGACTCAGCATAAGGGAGAGGTTTGCGTGGAAACCCTTCCCGGATACGGCAGCACTTTCGCCCTGTATTTTCCCGTATTGCACATGGAGGGCCTTTCCGAAGAGCCAAGGGAAAAAGTCAAGGCGGCCGGCGGCGAGGAAAAAATCCTGCTGGTCGACGACGAAGACTCCATAACCATGCTGCTGGAAAGGGCTCTGGGACGGTTGGGATACCGGATTGACGCCTACACCAGCAGCGCCGCCGCCCTTGAATCATTTACCGCCGATCCCGATGGATTCGACCTGGCCATCCTGGACGTAGCCATGCCGGAAATGACCGGGGACGTCTTGCTGAAAAAAATCAAAGAAATCAGACCGGATTTTCCGTGCATCCTGTTCACGGGCAACGACCATTCCATGAGCAAGGCCCGTGCGCTGGAATTGGGAGCGTGCCAACTCCTTGCCAAACCCCTGCGCACCCAAGCCATGGCCGCCGCCATCCGCCAGGTTTTGGACGAGCCCGGGGAACAATAA
- a CDS encoding methyl-accepting chemotaxis protein: MESNSFRQRMTVGKRIAFGFAVVLVLLTAVGLLSFTGVGGIVHNAGMVIDGNKLDGVLAQREVDHLNWAGSVNALLTDENITELHVETDPRQCGFGKWLYGEGRKNAEALVPSLAPIIKRIEEPHARLHESAISIGKAFQPADANLPAYLQARQIDHLKWMETIDDLFLENHAKLDVITDDHQCALGKWLFGEEAKKAVERNPSLGPLLKALEEPHRQLHESAKQIQTEYRQIHPGLMVMLQQRLDDHRRWAAAVAQAILERKTSLDVETDPAKCAFGKFLQSREAQVYMASSPALKQALEACKAPHDALHRSAIDIDASLKAGDAFSARDVYTMVTLPALEEVGEYFNQAIDAEAKLMEGRNKALDAYRKHTLPALEKTEAAMEALHHEAAALLEGQREANQIYASQTMPSLRTVQELLGEIRQEAKKNIMTDVVMLDAAKGTKRNVSIVGLAAIIAGLFLAIVIARGIVNVLTRISQNLGEGADQVASASNQVAGSSQSLAEGASEQAASLEETSSSMEEMASMTLRNSENANQADVLMQKTKSVVEKASQTMEELTGAMEGISNASAETSKIIKTIDEIAFQTNLLALNAAVEAARAGEAGAGFAVVADEVRNLAVRAAEAAKNTTELIQGTVKRVEDGAQLLDSTTEAFGEVAETTVKVGEIVGEIAAASNEQTQGYEQIRKAVSEMDKVTQSTAANSEESASAAEELNAQAEQMKQIVEELMVLVGGNFSGQPVSRKALKGQERKMLEARKDLPALGMI, encoded by the coding sequence ATGGAGAGTAATTCCTTCCGGCAACGAATGACTGTGGGCAAACGGATTGCGTTCGGCTTTGCCGTGGTTTTGGTTTTGCTTACGGCCGTAGGGCTGCTGAGCTTCACCGGGGTGGGCGGTATAGTGCACAACGCCGGCATGGTCATAGACGGCAACAAGCTGGACGGCGTTTTGGCCCAACGCGAGGTGGATCACCTTAACTGGGCCGGATCCGTCAACGCGCTGCTTACGGACGAAAATATTACGGAACTGCATGTGGAGACCGACCCCCGTCAATGCGGTTTCGGCAAATGGCTTTATGGGGAAGGGCGTAAGAATGCCGAAGCTCTGGTTCCGTCCCTGGCGCCTATTATCAAGCGGATTGAAGAACCTCATGCCAGGCTGCACGAGTCAGCCATCTCCATTGGCAAGGCGTTTCAGCCTGCGGACGCGAATTTGCCCGCCTATTTGCAGGCTCGCCAGATAGATCATCTTAAATGGATGGAAACGATTGATGATTTATTCCTGGAAAATCATGCAAAGCTGGATGTGATCACCGACGACCACCAGTGCGCCCTGGGTAAGTGGCTTTTCGGGGAGGAAGCTAAAAAGGCCGTGGAAAGAAACCCCTCCTTGGGGCCGCTTCTTAAGGCATTGGAGGAGCCTCACAGGCAGCTTCATGAATCCGCCAAACAGATTCAAACAGAGTACCGGCAAATCCATCCCGGGCTGATGGTCATGTTGCAGCAAAGGCTGGACGACCACAGGCGCTGGGCCGCAGCAGTGGCCCAGGCCATTCTGGAGCGGAAAACCTCATTGGATGTGGAGACCGATCCCGCCAAATGCGCCTTTGGCAAGTTTTTGCAGTCCAGGGAAGCCCAGGTGTATATGGCCTCGTCTCCGGCCTTAAAACAGGCTTTGGAGGCTTGCAAGGCGCCCCATGACGCTTTACACAGATCAGCCATAGACATCGATGCTTCTTTGAAAGCCGGAGACGCCTTTTCCGCCAGGGACGTCTACACCATGGTGACTTTGCCGGCCTTGGAGGAGGTGGGAGAATATTTTAACCAAGCCATTGATGCGGAAGCCAAGCTGATGGAAGGGCGAAACAAGGCTTTGGATGCGTATCGTAAACATACCCTGCCCGCCCTGGAAAAAACCGAGGCGGCCATGGAAGCCTTGCATCATGAGGCGGCGGCGCTGTTGGAAGGACAGCGGGAGGCCAACCAAATATACGCTTCCCAGACCATGCCCAGCCTGAGGACGGTTCAAGAACTGCTGGGAGAAATCCGGCAAGAGGCGAAAAAGAACATCATGACGGACGTGGTCATGCTGGACGCAGCCAAGGGCACGAAAAGAAACGTCAGCATCGTAGGGCTTGCTGCGATCATTGCCGGACTTTTTCTGGCGATAGTCATTGCCCGGGGCATTGTCAATGTGCTTACAAGAATCAGCCAAAATTTGGGTGAAGGCGCCGATCAGGTGGCTTCGGCTTCCAATCAGGTGGCCGGCTCCAGCCAGTCTTTGGCCGAAGGCGCCTCCGAGCAGGCTGCGTCCCTGGAGGAAACCTCCTCCTCCATGGAGGAAATGGCATCCATGACCTTACGCAACTCGGAAAACGCCAATCAAGCCGATGTGCTCATGCAAAAAACCAAGAGCGTGGTGGAGAAGGCCAGCCAGACCATGGAAGAGCTCACCGGCGCCATGGAAGGGATTTCCAACGCCAGCGCCGAGACCTCAAAGATTATCAAAACGATTGACGAAATAGCCTTTCAGACGAATTTGCTGGCTTTGAACGCCGCCGTGGAAGCGGCCAGGGCGGGGGAGGCGGGGGCCGGATTTGCGGTCGTCGCGGATGAAGTGCGCAATCTGGCTGTCAGGGCCGCCGAGGCCGCTAAAAACACAACGGAACTGATCCAAGGCACGGTCAAACGCGTGGAAGACGGCGCCCAATTGCTTGACTCCACAACCGAGGCCTTTGGCGAAGTGGCCGAAACCACCGTCAAGGTCGGGGAGATCGTGGGGGAGATCGCCGCCGCCTCCAATGAGCAGACACAGGGCTATGAGCAAATACGCAAGGCCGTGTCTGAAATGGACAAGGTTACGCAGAGTACGGCTGCTAATTCCGAGGAATCCGCCAGCGCAGCCGAAGAATTAAACGCCCAGGCCGAGCAGATGAAACAAATCGTTGAGGAACTGATGGTTCTGGTGGGGGGAAACTTCTCCGGCCAACCCGTTTCCAGAAAGGCGCTCAAGGGCCAGGAAAGAAAAATGCTGGAGGCGCGGAAAGACCTGCCTGCGCTGGGTATGATCTGA
- a CDS encoding B12-binding domain-containing radical SAM protein produces the protein MADAVLIYPYIGDMDVVRDKPHLPLGLIQTASLAAKHYSFSIIDLRIESDWQAKLKRALAAAPLFAGLSVMSGQPVARAWAVSRFIKENSDIPVLWGGNHPSLSPQETLQDPNIDMAVIGDGEETLLEAMDKLSAGKSLKGVRGVWFKQDGKIIQNELRPPVDLDSLPLPPYHLVNVEDYVQVYRGKRMINLESSRGCAHHCRYCYHTGQSGNHRFRAMNAEKTLERMFWARDSMNLDGVYLVDDNFFLNRNRSAAVVAALKNQSRQFYWQIQGVDVPSMLQFDQAGLQDLEKSGLQRVSVGAESGSPKILNYVNKPHTVPMLLKANKLWSGFSIYIFYSWLSGLPGETLADLKKTVKVMFRIMEDNPNARLSPIYNFLPFPGTSMWDEVIDNYGFQPPESLQEWGNYDWSHVNVAYLDPALKRTLDNLYFPSLCLDRKFEDFPAPWWLRLGVKLYRPVAKARMKTLFAGFPAERAAASIAEKILVAGARMKTPWTL, from the coding sequence ATGGCAGACGCAGTATTGATTTATCCGTACATAGGGGACATGGATGTGGTGCGCGACAAACCCCATCTTCCCCTGGGGCTGATCCAAACAGCCTCTCTGGCGGCAAAACATTATTCATTTTCCATCATTGATCTCCGGATAGAATCGGACTGGCAGGCCAAATTAAAAAGGGCGCTGGCGGCGGCACCCTTGTTCGCGGGCCTGTCGGTCATGAGCGGGCAGCCGGTGGCAAGGGCTTGGGCGGTATCGCGTTTTATCAAGGAAAACAGCGATATTCCCGTCCTATGGGGAGGCAATCACCCCAGTTTAAGCCCTCAGGAAACCCTCCAGGACCCCAACATCGACATGGCGGTGATAGGAGACGGCGAGGAAACCCTTTTGGAAGCCATGGACAAATTGTCCGCGGGAAAATCCCTGAAAGGCGTCCGGGGGGTGTGGTTCAAACAGGACGGAAAAATTATACAAAACGAACTGCGTCCGCCCGTGGACCTGGACTCCCTGCCCTTGCCCCCTTACCACTTGGTGAACGTGGAAGACTACGTGCAGGTCTATCGGGGCAAGCGCATGATCAACCTGGAAAGCTCCAGGGGGTGCGCGCATCACTGCAGGTATTGCTATCACACAGGCCAGTCGGGCAATCATCGCTTCCGCGCCATGAACGCGGAAAAAACCCTGGAACGCATGTTCTGGGCCCGGGATTCCATGAATCTGGACGGCGTGTACCTGGTTGACGACAATTTTTTCCTGAATAGAAATCGAAGCGCCGCCGTGGTCGCCGCCCTGAAAAACCAGTCCCGCCAGTTTTATTGGCAGATCCAGGGCGTGGACGTGCCCAGCATGCTGCAGTTCGACCAGGCGGGCTTACAGGATCTGGAAAAAAGCGGGCTCCAGAGGGTTTCCGTGGGAGCGGAGTCAGGCAGCCCCAAAATTCTCAACTATGTCAACAAGCCCCATACCGTGCCCATGTTGCTTAAGGCCAATAAGTTATGGAGCGGGTTTAGCATCTATATTTTTTACTCCTGGCTTTCCGGGCTGCCCGGAGAAACCCTGGCAGACCTGAAAAAAACGGTCAAGGTGATGTTTCGCATCATGGAGGACAACCCCAACGCCAGGCTGTCCCCCATATACAACTTTCTGCCTTTTCCCGGCACCTCCATGTGGGATGAGGTCATAGACAACTATGGATTCCAGCCGCCTGAAAGCCTGCAGGAATGGGGAAATTACGACTGGAGCCACGTTAACGTGGCTTACCTTGACCCGGCTTTAAAACGCACGTTGGACAACCTGTATTTTCCAAGCCTGTGCCTGGATCGCAAATTTGAGGACTTTCCCGCCCCCTGGTGGCTTCGCCTGGGAGTCAAGCTATACAGGCCCGTGGCCAAAGCCAGAATGAAAACCCTGTTCGCCGGTTTCCCGGCGGAAAGGGCCGCCGCCTCCATTGCGGAAAAAATCCTGGTTGCAGGCGCCCGGATGAAAACTCCCTGGACCCTCTAA